Proteins encoded in a region of the Limanda limanda chromosome 17, fLimLim1.1, whole genome shotgun sequence genome:
- the LOC133023195 gene encoding immunoglobulin lambda-1 light chain-like — MLGTLCTLITALTCVSGVTVVTQKPPVVTVRKGETVTMDCNLGTVTKSSSRWYKQIPGGVPQYVLRVYHGDSSPTYGSGFSSPKFTSTHQSTTDYRLIINNVEEGDSAVYHCSTWDGSANAWVFGQGTKLIVTGSSLSPPVLTVFPPSTAELCSNKASLLCLSSQSVPFAEVTWLVGGSPVSSGISTSTAVHQPDQTFQISSYLAIQTSDWNMDKIYTCKVSLGSQTSEKNINKSVCTTEE; from the exons TGAGTGGTGTGACGGTGGTGACACAGAAGCCTCCTGTTGTGACCGTGAGGAAAGGAGAGACAGTCACCATGGACTGTAACCTGGGGACTGTTACTAAAAGTAGTTCTCGTTGGTATAAACAGATTCCAGGAGGAGTTCCTCAGTATGTACTGAGGGTTTATCATGGAGACAGCTCTCCAACCTATGGTTCTGGTTTCTCTTCTCCCAAATTTACCTCAACTCATCAGTCGACAACAGATTATCGTTTGATCATAAACAATGTGGAGGAGGGAGACTCTGCTGTTTATCACTGTAGCACATGGGACGGCTCTGCTAATGCATG GGTATTCGGACAAGGGACCAAGCTGATTGTGACTG GCTccagcctctctcctcctgtcctgaCTGTCTTCCCTCCGTCCACTGCTGAGCTCTGCTCCAACAAAGCCAGTCTGCTCTGTCTGTCCAGTCAGTCTGTGCCTTTTGCAGAAGTGACCTGGTTGGTCGGTGGGAGCCCAGTGAGCAGTGGGATCTCTACCAGCACCGCCGTCCACCAACCGGACCAGACTTTCCAAATCAGCAGCTATCTGGCCATCCAGACGTCAGACTGGAACATGGACAAGATTTACACATGTAAAGTGTCTCTGGGCTCCCAGACGTCagagaaaaacatcaacaagtCCGTCTGCACCACTGAAGAAtaa
- the LOC133023103 gene encoding immunoglobulin lambda-1 light chain-like has protein sequence MLGTLCTLITALTCVSGVTVVTQKPPVVTVRKGETVTMDCNLGTVTGSAARWYKQIPGGVPQFVLLFHQSHSSTTYGSGFSSPKFTSNHQSTTDYRLTINNVEEGDSAVYHCYTWDSSPDEVVFGQGTKLIVTGSSLSPPVLTVFPPSSAELSSNKASLLCLSSQSVPFAEVTWLVGGSPVSSGISTSTAVQQPDQTFQISSYLAIQTSDWNMDKIYTCKVSLGSQTSEKNINKSVCTTEE, from the exons ATGCTGGGGACCCTCTGCACTCTCATCACCGCTCTAACAT GTGTGAGTGGTGTGACGGTGGTGACACAGAAGCCTCCTGTTGTGACCGTGAGGAAAGGAGAGACAGTCACCATGGACTGTAACCTGGGGACTGTTACTGGCAGCGCTGCTCGCTGGTATAAACAGATTCCAGGAGGAGTTCCACAGTTTGTACTGTTGTTTCATCAAAGCCATAGTTCTACAACCTATGGTTCTGGTTTCTCTTCTCCGAAATTCACATCCAATCATCAGTCGACAACAGATTATCGTTTGACCATAAAcaacgtggaggagggagacTCTGCTGTTTATCACTGTTACACATGGGACAGCTCTCCTGATGAA GTGGTATTCGGACAAGGGACCAAGCTGATTGTGACTG GCTccagcctctctcctcctgtcctgaCTGTCTTCCCTCCGTCCAGTGCTGAGCTCAGCTCCAACAAAGCCAGTCTGCTCTGTCTGTCCAGTCAGTCTGTGCCGTTTGCAGAAGTGACCTGGTTGGTCGGTGGGAGCCCAGTGAGCAGTGGGATCTCTACCAGCACCGCCGTCCAGCAACCGGACCAGACTTTCCAAATCAGCAGCTATCTGGCCATCCAGACGTCAGACTGGAACATGGACAAGATTTACACATGTAAAGTGTCTCTGGGCTCCCAGACGTCagagaaaaacatcaacaagtCCGTCTGCACCACTGAAGAAtaa